AATTTAGGAAACTACTTTGCAAAAGTCTTTTTACGTAGATCATAAAAAGGAAGAGGGGAAAAGAAAATGAAGAAAATTTTAGCATTTGCATTATCAGCAATCGTAGGAATTACAGCTTTAAGCGGCTGCTCAGGTGGAGATACAGGTGCAGGAGCGAAAGAGAAAGTAGTTCGCGTCGGTGTAACTGGAACAGATGGAGACGCTTGGGAAATTTTGAAGAAAAAAGCTGAAAAAGAAGGGATTAAAATTAAACTAGTTGAGTTCTCTGATTACACAACGCCAAATAAAGCGTTAGCTGATGGAGATATTGAACTAAACTCATTCCAGCATATCGCTTTCTTAGAGCAATTTAAAAAGGAGCATAAGTTAGATATTACAGCTGTTGGTACAACGCAAATTGCACCGATGGGCTTATACTCTGAAAAATATAAGAAAGCAAATGAAATCCCAGATGGTTCAGAAATTGCTATTCCAAATGATCCAACGAACCAGGCGCGTGCATTAAAACTTCTTGATGCAGCCGGATTATTAAAGCTTAAGAAAGATTTCGGCCTATTTGGGGATCCAAGTGGTATCGCTGAAAATCCAAAGAAGTTAAAAATTACACCGGTTATCGCACAGCAAACACCTCGTGTATTAAAAGATGTAGCAGCTTCAGTTATTAATAACGGTGTTGCTGGTCAAGCTGGATTAGATCCAGCGAAGGATCCTATTTTCTTAGAAGATCCAAAGAATGAAAATGCGAAACCTTATATTAATATTTTCGCAGCTCGTACGAAAGACAAAGATGATCCAACGCTGAAAAAAGTAATTGAATTGTATCATTCAAAAGAAGTAACAGATGCAATTAAGAAAGAAACGAATGATGGTTCAATTTCAGTAGATCTTTCACTTGAGGAGCTTGAAAAAATCGTAAAATAATTATTGGGTTTAACGACTAACAGTAGGAACCCCTCCGCTGTTAGCTCGTTCAACATAGAATCTACTTAACAAACAAAACCCTAATTCTGTGCCTTCCAATTTTGTATAACGTAGAATCCAATGTTTGTTAAGTAGAGTGATGGACCAGGAGTTTTCCTGGTCTTTTTTTATTAATGAAAATAGCTAGCAAATAGTAAGGTAATCCAAATTATAACGGGATAAGAAAATAAGCTGAAAAGGAGTGTAATTACGAATTGCTTTTTATGAATGAAGTGTTTTTCGGATAACAAGAAGAAAATAGAAAAGATGACAATGAAAACTGCTGATATTGCGCCAGGATTATAGGAACGATAAATGAAAAACAAAATAAGATGTTGAACAGAGTTGAAGAAGATAGCTCCTTGAATAAAAATAATCCAGTAAATAGAAGATATGATGTTTAACTGATATAGAATAATTATGAGTAAGACAAAGATTGTTAATATAGTAATTGCAATGAAAAATTGTGTGTTAGTTATAAAGTGAATCGAAAATTGATTAGCAAGGTATTGTGGCATTTGAAAGGCCTCTTCAAGGTTGTGAATGAAAAATAAAAAGGGGATTAGCCAAATTGTATTAGCGGTGAAATGTCTTGTTGAAGATGTTTTTATCAATTTACATCAGCTCCAATAAAGATATAGAAAGCCTATAAAAAAACAGGCCTTCTATACGGATATGGTTATTCAATTATGATACTTTTTAAATGCTCCTCGGGATGTGGTTGTGCTTCTGTATAAGAAGGTAGCTCTTCCTGTAAAATGTTTAGTGCTTGCTTAGCTGATTGCTGAATCGGATTCGGTAGCTCTTCTAATATACGCATACCAACTTTTATTTTTGTACGAATTACCTTTCTTAGTAGTTCATCATGCATGTACTACACCTCCAAACCGAATGTTTAGTACATCATCTTCAAACTTAGCTCCTTGAATAGAAAGGTGCGTTAATGTTTTTGGCAATGTGATATTTCGCTTCGCAGAACCAGCTCGAATAATAAGTTCATCACCTTTTTGATTTAATGAAAGTTCACTTTTGTTTGAGAAGGGAATGGACAGAACGAAAATATACTCATCGCCATCTTTTTTTACATATTGTGTGCGACCGTTAAATTTCACTTCCGTAGGAGAAGAGTCAGATTTAAATAAAGCGTCTCCTACACGTTCTAACATAGACAAGCCAACAACTTCTTGTTCAAACATCGGAGCTTCGTAAATAGGAAGTGGCTGAAAACTATCTTGAATTAATGTTTTATATTTCTTTTGCGTATCTTTCCATGCCTGAAAATAAGGATCGGTGACAGTGTTAGGGATGACGCGGTTAATCATAATGGCATCTACGTTATAATCGTATAAGTTTAAATAAGTAAAGCTGCGCTGAGCTTCTTTAATGACCATTTTTTCAGGATTTACAACGATGCGGATACTTGTTATTTCTCGGTTTGATAAAATATCTCTCATTTCTCCAAGCTGTTCAAGTGTATTTGTTAATTCGTCCATAATATCATCGGTTGGAAGGGGGACACCAAGAAGTGGTTGAGCTACAGGACGAACGACTTTTAAAACTTTTCTTTTAATAGGAAATAATTTTTCCATCCACCAGCCGAGCATGTCTGGAAAGCTGAGCATTGCTAATGTTTCTCCAGTTGGTGCACAATCAATGATGATAACATCATATGTGTTTTGTTTATAATAATCGAGTACGCGAAGTAAGCTAATTAAATCTTCCATACCAGGAAACATTGTTAATTCTTCTGTTGTAATATCATCGGCTGCTTTGGAAGTGAAGAGTAGTGTAATATATTTCTGCAATTTTCCCCAGCCTTTTTCCATTTCATAAATCGTATTAATTTCTTGTGCCCATAAATTTTCTCGAATTTCTAATGGTTCAGAAGATAGTTTTATGCCAAATGAATCTCCTAAACTATGAGCAGGATCTGTACTCATTACTAATGTTTTTAATCCTTTTTTTGCGCTTTGGAGTGCTGTTGCTGCTGAAATGCTAGTTTTTCCTACGCCGCCTTTACCCGTATACAAAATAATTCTCATCATTCTATCCCCTTTGTTTCGAGTTTCGAATATTACGAGTGTCGAAGTATTTAATTGAATAAAAACCCAGCTAGGGTTTTATTCAATCGGAATGTTTTTCATTTTAGGTGTAGAAACCTTTTCTTCTGTTTTTTGCTGTGACGTAGCGATGTGATTCATGATCTTTTGGAATATTTGTAATAAGAAAGCTGTTTCTTCTTCTGACAAAGCTTCTGTCACTAGGTTAAAGTAATGGGCCGCATTTTGTTTCACTTCTTGAACGAGTATTACGCCGTTTTCTGTTAAACGAATTAATACAATACGTCGATCGTTTTCATCACGGTATCGTTCAATATACCCCTTTTTTAC
This genomic interval from Bacillus cereus contains the following:
- a CDS encoding HXXEE domain-containing protein, with the translated sequence MIKTSSTRHFTANTIWLIPFLFFIHNLEEAFQMPQYLANQFSIHFITNTQFFIAITILTIFVLLIIILYQLNIISSIYWIIFIQGAIFFNSVQHLILFFIYRSYNPGAISAVFIVIFSIFFLLSEKHFIHKKQFVITLLFSLFSYPVIIWITLLFASYFH
- a CDS encoding MarR family winged helix-turn-helix transcriptional regulator translates to MLQYEHFLDLLLDNAKKLFYPEEWVSLDLTLSKTEVFCLLWMERNTDITMTKIAELLDIPMSTTTGVVNRLVKKGYIERYRDENDRRIVLIRLTENGVILVQEVKQNAAHYFNLVTEALSEEETAFLLQIFQKIMNHIATSQQKTEEKVSTPKMKNIPIE
- a CDS encoding DUF3926 domain-containing protein; this translates as MHDELLRKVIRTKIKVGMRILEELPNPIQQSAKQALNILQEELPSYTEAQPHPEEHLKSIIIE
- a CDS encoding ArsA family ATPase; the encoded protein is MMRIILYTGKGGVGKTSISAATALQSAKKGLKTLVMSTDPAHSLGDSFGIKLSSEPLEIRENLWAQEINTIYEMEKGWGKLQKYITLLFTSKAADDITTEELTMFPGMEDLISLLRVLDYYKQNTYDVIIIDCAPTGETLAMLSFPDMLGWWMEKLFPIKRKVLKVVRPVAQPLLGVPLPTDDIMDELTNTLEQLGEMRDILSNREITSIRIVVNPEKMVIKEAQRSFTYLNLYDYNVDAIMINRVIPNTVTDPYFQAWKDTQKKYKTLIQDSFQPLPIYEAPMFEQEVVGLSMLERVGDALFKSDSSPTEVKFNGRTQYVKKDGDEYIFVLSIPFSNKSELSLNQKGDELIIRAGSAKRNITLPKTLTHLSIQGAKFEDDVLNIRFGGVVHA
- a CDS encoding MetQ/NlpA family ABC transporter substrate-binding protein, encoding MKKILAFALSAIVGITALSGCSGGDTGAGAKEKVVRVGVTGTDGDAWEILKKKAEKEGIKIKLVEFSDYTTPNKALADGDIELNSFQHIAFLEQFKKEHKLDITAVGTTQIAPMGLYSEKYKKANEIPDGSEIAIPNDPTNQARALKLLDAAGLLKLKKDFGLFGDPSGIAENPKKLKITPVIAQQTPRVLKDVAASVINNGVAGQAGLDPAKDPIFLEDPKNENAKPYINIFAARTKDKDDPTLKKVIELYHSKEVTDAIKKETNDGSISVDLSLEELEKIVK